The following are encoded together in the Xanthomonas vesicatoria ATCC 35937 genome:
- a CDS encoding phosphotransferase enzyme family protein, with the protein MSATHQVHGMSLELALPDWPALTVDEIRHVLQRFSGLGADEGVRWHSARPFSAAACVQTASGAVIVKRHHCSVRNVAALREEHRFMAHLRWAGAPVVEVLYAADGQTALAQDQWVYEVQRVGAGRDLYRDALSWTPFSDVAHAQAAGAALARLHHAAQGFDAPPRSTNVLVANLRLFAQQDPVQALQRALPARPHLAAAFKDVPWQHDLATHLLPWHARAWPLLSAPHAMPPLWTHGDWHASNLLWETDHGATEVSAIFDFGLSDRCSALFDLATAIERNLIPWLQLDAGARAQAQLQQLDALLDGYALHRPLSATQLRCLAALLPIVHADFALSEIEYFAAITHSPDNVDIAYHRYLLGHADWFASADGQALLAHLHARAALLQ; encoded by the coding sequence ATGAGCGCAACCCATCAAGTGCACGGCATGAGCCTGGAGCTGGCCCTACCCGACTGGCCGGCACTGACCGTGGATGAAATCCGCCACGTGCTGCAGCGGTTCTCCGGGCTTGGTGCTGACGAAGGCGTGCGTTGGCACAGCGCGCGTCCATTCTCCGCTGCTGCCTGCGTGCAGACCGCGTCGGGCGCGGTGATCGTCAAGCGCCACCACTGCAGCGTGCGCAATGTCGCCGCCTTGCGCGAGGAACATCGCTTCATGGCGCATCTGCGCTGGGCCGGTGCGCCGGTGGTGGAGGTGCTGTATGCGGCCGACGGCCAAACCGCACTCGCACAGGACCAATGGGTCTACGAGGTGCAACGCGTCGGCGCCGGGCGCGACCTGTATCGCGATGCATTGTCGTGGACGCCATTCAGCGACGTTGCGCATGCGCAGGCCGCAGGGGCTGCACTCGCGCGACTGCATCACGCCGCGCAGGGCTTCGACGCACCGCCGCGCTCCACCAATGTCCTGGTCGCCAATCTGCGGCTCTTCGCGCAGCAAGACCCGGTGCAGGCACTGCAGCGCGCGTTGCCCGCGCGGCCGCATCTGGCCGCAGCGTTCAAAGACGTCCCCTGGCAGCACGATCTAGCCACCCACTTGTTGCCCTGGCACGCGCGTGCCTGGCCATTGCTGTCTGCGCCGCATGCGATGCCGCCGCTATGGACGCATGGCGACTGGCATGCCTCCAATCTGTTGTGGGAGACCGACCACGGCGCCACCGAGGTCAGCGCAATCTTCGATTTCGGGTTGAGCGATCGCTGCAGCGCCTTGTTCGATCTGGCAACCGCCATCGAACGCAATCTGATTCCGTGGTTGCAGCTGGACGCCGGCGCGCGTGCGCAGGCGCAGCTGCAACAACTCGATGCCTTGCTGGATGGCTATGCGCTGCATCGCCCGCTGAGCGCCACACAGCTGCGCTGCCTGGCCGCGCTGTTGCCGATCGTGCATGCCGATTTCGCCTTGAGCGAGATCGAGTACTTCGCCGCCATCACGCATTCGCCCGACAACGTGGATATCGCCTATCACCGCTATCTGCTCGGCCACGCGGACTGGTTTGCCAGTGCCGATGGTCAAGCGCTGCTTGCGCATCTGCATGCGCGCGCAGCGCTGCTGCAATGA
- a CDS encoding TonB-dependent receptor, whose amino-acid sequence MSRLSLVALPRRPLTLALALGLATPVLAQQQQPGASAVQLDTVNVLGERSESSTALTGFGATRLLDAPASIAVIERQQLLDRQARVLSEVLRADASAGDAYAPIGYYENFVVRGYSLNAANSYRINGLSAVGEQSIALENKQQVQLLKGLAGLQSGVNEPAGLIDYRTKRPEHVRSVTLGTDEQGSRYVAADLGDWFGAERTLGLRVNAAREDINSYVDHADGYRNFLSLAGDWKLTPQALLQLDVEYQHRQQRSVPGYQLLGGTQVPRDIDVHRLLGYQPWARPVEMDSLNAQLRYAYQFNDEWRATAEAARSRSAINDFSAFAWGCYGAASCADIATPNFFSAQGEYDVYDYRSPDDTRVHDQLRATLEGHLVTGALEHHLSIGGDWLRRTIDRFGSVNEFVGSGSIDRDPDVFAQTDVALDPKQRRLDSRQRALVLADRIGLGAQWELSLGARAVRLDERAFDRDGLLERRTLKDAVLPQAALLFKPQQHVSLHASYAKSLAAGGTAPWFADNADEILPPTNAYQLETGAKVELEGLRLGAALFDIRQAYQFTQPQADGGLLFVQQGRLHNRGLELSADGAATEQLRLFASVAAIRARAEDTDIADYEGHQAINVPKLRASVQADHSVPGVDGLAVLAGIQYSGRKFADRLGNASVPAYTVANLGARYATALGGLATTWRLNVDNVFDKRYWRDSGEYQGDAYLFPGAPRTARLTVQVDF is encoded by the coding sequence ATGTCCCGTCTGTCGCTAGTTGCACTTCCCCGTCGCCCGCTGACGCTCGCCCTGGCACTGGGCCTGGCCACGCCTGTGTTGGCGCAACAACAGCAACCCGGCGCGTCGGCGGTGCAGCTGGACACGGTCAACGTGCTGGGCGAGCGCAGCGAGAGCAGCACGGCGCTCACCGGCTTCGGCGCGACGCGTCTGCTCGATGCACCGGCCTCCATCGCGGTGATCGAGCGCCAGCAATTGCTCGATCGCCAGGCGCGCGTGCTCAGCGAAGTGCTGCGCGCCGATGCCTCCGCCGGCGATGCGTATGCGCCGATCGGCTATTACGAGAACTTCGTGGTGCGCGGCTATTCGCTCAATGCCGCCAACAGCTACCGCATCAACGGCCTGAGCGCGGTGGGCGAGCAGTCGATTGCGCTGGAAAACAAGCAGCAAGTGCAACTCCTCAAGGGCCTGGCCGGGCTGCAATCGGGCGTCAACGAACCGGCCGGGTTGATCGACTACCGCACCAAACGCCCGGAGCACGTGCGCAGCGTGACCCTGGGCACCGACGAGCAGGGCTCGCGCTATGTCGCCGCCGACCTGGGCGACTGGTTCGGCGCCGAGCGCACGCTCGGCCTGCGAGTGAACGCCGCGCGCGAAGACATCAACAGCTATGTCGATCACGCCGATGGCTACCGCAATTTCCTGTCGCTGGCCGGCGACTGGAAACTCACCCCGCAAGCGCTGCTACAGCTGGATGTGGAATATCAGCATCGGCAACAGCGCTCGGTCCCGGGCTACCAATTACTCGGCGGCACGCAGGTGCCGCGCGACATCGATGTGCATCGCCTGCTCGGTTACCAGCCGTGGGCGCGGCCGGTGGAAATGGACTCGCTCAACGCGCAGCTGCGCTATGCGTATCAGTTCAACGACGAGTGGCGCGCCACGGCCGAGGCGGCGCGCAGCCGTTCGGCAATCAACGATTTCTCCGCGTTCGCCTGGGGCTGCTACGGCGCGGCAAGCTGTGCCGACATCGCCACGCCCAACTTCTTCAGCGCGCAGGGCGAGTACGACGTCTACGACTATCGCAGCCCGGACGACACCCGCGTGCACGATCAACTGCGCGCCACCCTCGAAGGCCACCTGGTCACCGGCGCGCTGGAGCATCACCTGAGCATCGGCGGCGACTGGCTACGCCGCACCATCGACCGCTTTGGTTCGGTCAACGAATTCGTCGGCAGCGGCAGCATCGATCGCGATCCGGACGTGTTTGCACAGACCGATGTGGCGCTGGACCCCAAGCAGCGCCGCCTGGATAGCCGTCAACGCGCGTTGGTGCTGGCCGACCGCATCGGCCTGGGCGCCCAGTGGGAATTGTCGCTGGGCGCACGCGCCGTGCGTCTGGACGAGCGCGCCTTCGACCGCGACGGCCTGCTGGAGCGACGCACCCTCAAAGACGCGGTCTTGCCGCAGGCCGCACTGCTGTTCAAGCCGCAGCAACACGTGTCGCTTCATGCCAGCTACGCCAAGAGCCTTGCCGCCGGTGGCACGGCGCCGTGGTTTGCCGACAACGCCGATGAAATCCTGCCGCCGACCAATGCCTACCAGCTGGAAACCGGTGCCAAGGTCGAGCTGGAGGGCCTGCGCCTGGGCGCGGCGCTGTTCGACATCCGCCAGGCCTATCAATTCACCCAGCCGCAGGCCGACGGTGGCCTGCTGTTCGTGCAGCAAGGACGCCTGCACAACCGCGGGCTGGAGCTGTCTGCCGATGGGGCGGCAACCGAGCAACTGCGCCTGTTCGCCAGCGTCGCGGCCATCCGCGCGCGCGCCGAAGACACCGACATTGCCGACTACGAAGGCCATCAGGCCATCAACGTTCCCAAGCTGCGGGCCAGCGTACAGGCCGACCACAGCGTGCCCGGCGTCGATGGCTTGGCGGTGCTGGCTGGCATTCAATACAGCGGACGCAAGTTCGCCGACCGGCTTGGCAATGCCAGCGTGCCGGCATACACCGTGGCCAACCTGGGTGCGCGCTACGCCACTGCACTGGGCGGCCTGGCGACCACCTGGCGGTTGAACGTGGACAACGTGTTCGACAAACGCTACTGGCGCGATTCGGGCGAATACCAGGGCGATGCCTATCTGTTTCCGGGTGCGCCGCGCACTGCACGCCTGACCGTGCAGGTGGATTTCTAA
- a CDS encoding UTRA domain-containing protein, which yields MTASRQHAITDIIAAQIAAGEWGPDQRLPVERALAERFGCTRITLREALQHLEAEGRIYRENRRGWFVSAPRVRYDPTSIAGFMQYVAAQGRKPRTELLSATRQPAGAAFAAALRLDTPYEDVFVLQRRRWIDRRAVLLETNVVLAAWAPGLLGHDLAGSLSSVFNQKLGPFLSRAQVSMHPAGLDATQALLLQSTTGTPCFRLQRISFAEDGRAVELDIESWRHDALDVVVRTDAPTRSGS from the coding sequence ATGACCGCCTCGCGCCAGCACGCCATCACCGACATCATCGCTGCGCAGATCGCAGCCGGCGAATGGGGCCCGGACCAGCGCCTGCCGGTGGAACGCGCACTTGCCGAGCGCTTCGGCTGCACCCGCATCACCTTGCGCGAAGCCTTGCAGCATCTTGAAGCCGAAGGCCGCATCTACCGCGAGAACCGCCGTGGCTGGTTCGTCAGCGCGCCACGCGTGCGCTACGACCCGACCAGCATCGCTGGCTTCATGCAGTACGTAGCCGCACAAGGACGCAAGCCACGCACCGAGCTGTTGAGCGCAACCCGCCAGCCTGCAGGCGCCGCGTTTGCGGCCGCATTGCGCCTGGACACACCATATGAAGACGTCTTCGTCCTGCAACGCCGGCGCTGGATCGACCGCCGCGCCGTGCTGCTGGAAACCAATGTGGTGCTGGCGGCGTGGGCACCGGGCCTGCTCGGACACGACCTGGCCGGCTCGCTGTCGAGCGTGTTCAACCAGAAGCTGGGACCGTTCCTGAGCCGCGCGCAGGTCTCGATGCATCCGGCCGGCCTGGACGCCACGCAGGCGCTGCTGCTGCAGTCCACCACCGGCACGCCGTGTTTCCGCCTGCAGCGGATCAGCTTCGCCGAAGACGGCCGCGCGGTGGAACTGGATATCGAGTCCTGGCGTCACGACGCACTGGACGTGGTGGTGCGCACCGATGCGCCGACGCGCTCAGGGTCTTGA
- the pnuC gene encoding nicotinamide riboside transporter PnuC yields the protein MSLLESIAVVINLLGVWLTARRIRWCWPVGIVAVALYAWLFYQWKLYSDMLLQGVYVLTQLYGWWQWQRGSTMDTRIRPLPMPQRELWLSLSIGAAFAAALGAYMHHRTDAALPWLDAALASFSLVASVWAARKRIANWVLWIVLDCVYVGVFVSKALYPTALLYAGFVALAVYGWRSWKTQTRNPTTAR from the coding sequence ATGTCCTTACTCGAATCCATCGCCGTTGTGATCAACCTGCTGGGTGTATGGCTGACCGCGCGGCGCATCCGTTGGTGCTGGCCGGTGGGCATCGTGGCGGTGGCGCTGTATGCATGGCTGTTCTACCAATGGAAGCTGTACTCGGACATGCTGCTGCAAGGCGTGTATGTGCTTACCCAACTCTATGGGTGGTGGCAGTGGCAACGCGGCAGCACCATGGACACGCGCATTCGCCCGTTGCCGATGCCGCAGCGCGAACTGTGGCTTTCGCTCTCCATCGGGGCCGCCTTCGCGGCGGCGCTGGGTGCCTACATGCATCACCGTACCGACGCCGCACTGCCCTGGCTGGATGCGGCGCTGGCCAGCTTCAGCCTGGTGGCCAGCGTGTGGGCTGCGCGCAAGCGCATCGCCAACTGGGTGCTGTGGATCGTGCTCGACTGCGTGTATGTCGGCGTGTTCGTCAGCAAGGCGCTGTATCCCACCGCCCTGCTCTACGCCGGCTTCGTCGCATTGGCGGTCTACGGCTGGCGCAGTTGGAAAACCCAGACCCGGAACCCAACCACTGCACGCTGA
- a CDS encoding glycosyltransferase family 2 protein: protein MTVTCETDALGRAPDISRERGLLGRALVTAGVITDEQLRSALALQQRWNSRLGDVILAQRGVPAQRFYAIVAAHFGLEFIDLVQQPPDAELLTATDLDSYAQRLLLPWRRENGVLVLAVADPDPAVFAWARAHYGENVRFVGTAKFDVIWSLQRYADEQLTDNALNLLAAHAPTYSARQVVTRGQKYTLWAIAALLVIAMVLFPVPALITVNVLVALGFLATFGLKLLLVWFGSRHRIDIKVTEDEVAALRDDDLPVYTVLVPMYKEPEVLPILANALRKLDYPISKLDVKLVLEADDFDTIEAAKKLGLEAFFEIIRVPPSQPKTKPKACNYALHFARGELLTIYDAEDKPEPDQLKRVVAAFRKAEKDVVCIQARLNYYNADENWLTRMFTLEYTLWFDFYLPALEYLRIPIPLGGTSNHFRLDVLRQVRAWDPYNVTEDADLGVRLIQNGYRVNVVNSTTFEEANVSIPNWIRQRSRWLKGYMQTWLVHMRDPVHLYRSTGFKGFWGFQFFIGGGFFTALGVPVLWALYAVWMLTGTSMFERFFPPWLAAVSLVNLLLANAFFIYITLVAAFKRDYFKLAPYALTVPFYWALQSIAAYKGLWQLIHNPFYWEKTTHGISKHSENERRAALEE from the coding sequence ATGACGGTCACCTGCGAGACGGACGCGCTGGGACGGGCGCCGGACATCAGCCGCGAACGCGGTCTGTTGGGTCGCGCCCTGGTCACGGCAGGCGTCATCACCGACGAACAGCTGCGCTCGGCATTGGCGCTGCAACAACGCTGGAACTCGCGCCTGGGCGATGTGATCCTGGCTCAGCGCGGCGTGCCGGCGCAGCGCTTCTACGCCATCGTTGCCGCGCATTTCGGGCTGGAGTTCATCGATCTGGTGCAACAGCCGCCGGATGCCGAGCTGCTCACCGCCACTGATCTCGATAGCTATGCGCAGCGGCTGCTGTTGCCGTGGCGTCGGGAGAACGGCGTGCTGGTGCTGGCAGTGGCCGACCCCGACCCGGCGGTGTTCGCCTGGGCGCGCGCGCATTACGGCGAGAATGTGCGCTTTGTCGGCACCGCCAAGTTCGACGTCATCTGGAGCCTGCAGCGCTATGCCGACGAGCAGCTCACCGACAACGCGTTGAATCTGCTTGCGGCGCATGCGCCGACCTATTCGGCGCGCCAGGTGGTCACGCGCGGGCAGAAGTACACGCTGTGGGCGATCGCCGCGTTGCTGGTGATCGCGATGGTGCTGTTCCCGGTGCCTGCGTTGATCACCGTCAACGTGCTGGTGGCGCTCGGCTTTCTGGCGACGTTCGGCCTGAAGCTGTTGCTGGTGTGGTTCGGCTCGCGCCACCGCATCGACATCAAGGTCACCGAAGACGAAGTGGCTGCGCTGCGCGACGACGACCTGCCGGTCTACACCGTGCTGGTGCCGATGTACAAAGAACCGGAAGTGTTGCCGATCCTGGCCAACGCGCTGCGCAAGCTGGATTACCCGATCAGCAAGCTCGACGTAAAGCTGGTGCTGGAAGCCGACGACTTCGACACCATCGAGGCAGCCAAGAAACTCGGCCTGGAAGCGTTCTTCGAAATCATCCGGGTGCCGCCGTCGCAACCCAAGACCAAGCCCAAGGCCTGCAACTACGCACTGCATTTTGCGCGCGGCGAACTGCTCACTATCTACGACGCCGAAGACAAGCCCGAGCCGGACCAGCTCAAGCGTGTGGTGGCCGCGTTCCGCAAAGCGGAAAAAGACGTGGTGTGCATCCAGGCGCGGTTGAACTACTACAACGCCGACGAAAACTGGCTGACGCGGATGTTTACGCTGGAGTACACGCTCTGGTTCGACTTCTACCTGCCGGCACTGGAATACCTGCGCATCCCGATCCCGCTGGGTGGCACGTCCAATCACTTTCGTCTGGATGTGTTGCGCCAGGTGCGCGCGTGGGACCCGTACAACGTCACCGAAGACGCCGACCTGGGCGTGCGGCTGATCCAGAACGGCTACCGCGTCAACGTGGTCAATTCCACCACGTTCGAAGAAGCCAACGTCAGCATTCCCAACTGGATCCGGCAGCGCTCGCGCTGGCTCAAGGGCTACATGCAGACCTGGCTGGTGCATATGCGCGACCCGGTGCATCTGTACCGCAGCACCGGCTTCAAGGGCTTCTGGGGCTTTCAGTTCTTTATCGGTGGCGGATTTTTCACCGCGCTGGGCGTACCGGTGCTGTGGGCGCTGTATGCGGTGTGGATGCTCACTGGCACCAGCATGTTCGAACGTTTCTTTCCGCCGTGGCTGGCGGCGGTGTCGCTGGTCAATCTGCTGCTGGCCAATGCGTTCTTCATCTACATCACGCTGGTTGCCGCGTTCAAACGCGACTACTTCAAGCTGGCGCCGTACGCGCTGACGGTGCCGTTTTACTGGGCGTTGCAATCGATCGCCGCCTACAAGGGTCTCTGGCAGCTGATCCACAATCCGTTCTATTGGGAGAAGACCACGCATGGCATCAGCAAGCATTCGGAAAACGAACGCCGCGCCGCACTCGAAGAGTGA
- a CDS encoding glycosyltransferase family 2 protein, which produces MLPVVLVPVGTDDEALDACLGALDAATPAGTRVWLADDAQAGPRGRAVIEHWLARTQLQAHHTRRQRMLGEVAHLDEMLAACGDADVVVLGMDACPLPGWLRQLTACFARDAAIATATPWSNVGEACSWPRLGELNPLPDALERLAAACAAMPPLHPELPSAVGHAVLLRGAARRKAGGLDASSYGSWYAALVDLSLRMGGLGWRNVLCDTAFVASPHEGRPADGDMDALATRWPAWHARLANFLMHDPLRAQRDQLTRLLADLPPPDPQRMLFDA; this is translated from the coding sequence ATTCTTCCCGTCGTGCTGGTGCCGGTCGGCACCGACGACGAGGCGCTGGACGCGTGCCTGGGTGCATTGGATGCGGCCACACCTGCAGGCACGCGGGTGTGGCTGGCCGACGATGCGCAGGCCGGCCCGCGCGGGCGCGCGGTGATCGAACACTGGCTGGCACGCACGCAGCTGCAGGCGCATCACACCCGGCGCCAGCGCATGCTCGGCGAGGTGGCGCATTTGGACGAAATGCTCGCTGCCTGTGGCGACGCTGACGTGGTGGTGCTGGGGATGGATGCCTGCCCATTGCCTGGCTGGCTGCGTCAACTCACCGCGTGTTTTGCACGCGATGCGGCGATTGCCACGGCCACGCCCTGGAGCAATGTGGGCGAAGCCTGCAGCTGGCCGAGACTGGGCGAACTCAACCCACTGCCGGACGCGCTGGAGCGGCTGGCCGCTGCCTGTGCGGCCATGCCGCCGCTGCATCCGGAGCTGCCATCGGCGGTCGGGCATGCAGTGTTGTTGCGTGGTGCTGCACGGCGCAAGGCCGGCGGGCTGGATGCCAGCAGTTACGGCTCCTGGTATGCCGCGCTGGTGGATTTGAGCCTGCGCATGGGCGGGCTGGGATGGCGCAACGTGTTGTGCGACACCGCCTTCGTCGCCTCCCCACACGAAGGCCGCCCGGCCGATGGCGACATGGATGCCCTGGCCACACGCTGGCCGGCCTGGCACGCACGGCTGGCCAACTTTCTGATGCACGACCCGCTGCGTGCGCAACGCGACCAACTGACCCGACTGCTCGCAGATCTGCCACCGCCGGACCCACAACGCATGCTGTTCGACGCGTAG
- the gspD gene encoding type II secretion system secretin GspD, giving the protein MSERMTPRLFPVSLLIGLLAGCATTPPPDVRRDARLDPQVGAAGATQTSAEQRAEGNGNTSAKPTPVIRRGTGTMINQGAAGAPAPTLGMASSGSATFNFEGESVQAVVKAILGDMLGQNYVVAPGVQGTVTLATPNPVSPAQALNLLEMVLGWNNARMVFSGGRYNIVPADQALAGTVAPSTASPSAARGFEVRVVPLKFISASEMKKVLEPYARPNAIVGTDNSRNVITLGGTRAELENYLRTVQIFDVDWLSGMSVGVFPIQSGKAEKVSADLEKVFGEQSKTPSAGMFRFMPLENANAVLVITPQPRYLDQIQQWLDRIDSAGGGVRLFSYELKYIKAKDLADRLSEVFGGRSNNGDSNASLAPGAESSVLGGALGNRDSSMGGSSGMTGGSVGENGDSSGSGSSFGGSSGVGGSSGSSGGLGNGSLQLSPRSNGNGAVTLEVEGDKVGVSAVAETNTLLVRSTPQSWNSIRDVIEKLDVMPMQVHIEAQIAEVNLTGELRYGVNWYFENAVNAPGAATDNGVTNGTGIGLGAGLANAAGRNIWGDIAGKVGSGGLAWSFLGKNAAAIISALDTVTNVRLLQTPSVFVRNNAEATLNVGSRIPINSTSINTGLGSDSSFSSVQYIDTGVILKVRPRVTKDGMVFLDIVQEVSSPGDRPTACASATATVNQAACNVDINTRRIKTEAAIQSGDTIMLAGLIQDSTSDGSAGVPFLSKLPVLGSLFGQKTQNKRRSEVIVLLTPSIVRNPMEARNLTDEYGRRFESMTPMNKSSGK; this is encoded by the coding sequence ATGAGTGAACGCATGACGCCGCGCCTGTTCCCCGTGTCCCTGCTGATTGGCCTGCTGGCCGGTTGCGCCACCACTCCGCCGCCGGACGTGCGCCGCGATGCGCGCCTGGACCCACAAGTCGGCGCTGCCGGCGCCACCCAGACCAGTGCCGAGCAGCGTGCCGAAGGCAATGGCAATACCAGCGCCAAGCCCACCCCGGTGATCCGTCGTGGCACTGGCACCATGATCAACCAGGGCGCGGCCGGCGCGCCGGCACCGACGCTGGGCATGGCCAGCAGCGGCTCGGCCACCTTCAACTTCGAAGGCGAATCGGTACAGGCGGTGGTCAAGGCAATCCTGGGCGACATGCTCGGGCAGAACTACGTCGTCGCACCCGGCGTACAGGGCACCGTGACCCTGGCCACGCCCAATCCGGTGTCGCCGGCGCAGGCCTTGAATCTGCTGGAAATGGTGCTGGGCTGGAACAACGCCCGCATGGTGTTCAGCGGTGGCCGCTACAACATCGTGCCGGCCGATCAGGCGCTGGCCGGCACCGTCGCGCCCAGCACCGCATCGCCGTCGGCCGCGCGCGGCTTCGAAGTGCGCGTGGTGCCGTTGAAGTTCATTTCCGCCAGCGAAATGAAGAAGGTGCTCGAGCCATACGCGCGCCCGAATGCCATCGTCGGCACCGACAATTCCCGCAACGTGATCACGCTGGGCGGTACCCGCGCCGAGTTGGAAAACTATCTGCGTACCGTGCAGATCTTCGACGTGGACTGGTTGTCGGGCATGTCGGTGGGCGTGTTCCCGATCCAGTCCGGCAAGGCCGAAAAGGTCAGCGCCGATCTGGAAAAGGTGTTCGGCGAGCAGAGCAAGACGCCCAGCGCCGGCATGTTCCGTTTCATGCCGCTGGAAAACGCCAACGCGGTGCTGGTGATCACCCCGCAGCCGCGTTATCTGGACCAGATCCAGCAGTGGCTGGACCGCATCGACAGCGCCGGTGGCGGCGTGCGGCTGTTCTCGTATGAGTTGAAATACATCAAGGCCAAGGACCTTGCCGATCGGTTGTCGGAAGTATTCGGTGGGCGCAGCAACAATGGTGACTCCAACGCTTCGCTGGCGCCGGGTGCCGAGAGCAGCGTGCTTGGCGGCGCGCTCGGTAATCGCGACAGCAGCATGGGCGGCAGCTCGGGCATGACCGGTGGCAGCGTCGGCGAAAACGGCGATAGCAGTGGTTCGGGAAGCAGTTTCGGTGGTAGCAGCGGCGTTGGTGGAAGCAGCGGCAGCAGCGGAGGCCTGGGTAACGGCAGCCTGCAGCTGTCGCCGCGCAGTAACGGCAATGGCGCGGTGACGCTGGAAGTGGAAGGCGACAAGGTCGGCGTGTCGGCGGTGGCCGAAACCAACACCTTGCTGGTGCGCTCCACGCCGCAATCCTGGAACTCGATCCGCGACGTCATCGAAAAGCTCGACGTGATGCCGATGCAGGTGCATATCGAAGCGCAGATTGCGGAGGTCAATCTGACCGGCGAGCTACGTTACGGCGTGAACTGGTACTTCGAAAATGCGGTCAACGCACCTGGCGCCGCGACCGATAATGGCGTAACGAATGGAACCGGCATCGGCCTTGGTGCTGGCCTCGCAAATGCGGCTGGACGTAACATCTGGGGTGATATTGCCGGCAAAGTTGGCAGCGGTGGGCTTGCTTGGAGTTTCCTTGGGAAAAACGCTGCTGCAATCATCAGCGCGCTGGATACTGTGACCAATGTACGTTTGCTGCAGACCCCGTCGGTGTTCGTGCGCAACAACGCAGAAGCGACGCTCAACGTGGGCTCGCGCATTCCGATCAATTCCACCTCGATCAATACCGGCCTGGGTAGCGACAGCAGCTTCTCCTCGGTGCAGTACATCGACACCGGCGTGATCCTTAAAGTACGTCCGCGCGTCACCAAAGACGGCATGGTGTTTCTGGATATCGTGCAGGAAGTCAGTAGTCCAGGCGATAGGCCAACTGCCTGCGCATCCGCAACGGCGACAGTTAATCAGGCCGCATGCAATGTGGATATTAACACTCGTCGTATTAAGACAGAGGCGGCAATTCAGAGTGGCGATACCATTATGCTAGCTGGACTAATTCAGGATAGTACTAGCGATGGCTCAGCAGGGGTTCCGTTCTTGAGTAAGCTGCCAGTTTTAGGTTCTTTGTTTGGGCAGAAGACCCAAAATAAGAGGCGCAGTGAAGTGATAGTTCTGCTGACTCCTAGTATTGTCCGGAATCCCATGGAGGCACGAAACCTCACGGATGAATATGGTCGTCGATTCGAATCAATGACGCCTATGAATAAGTCAAGCGGTAAGTGA
- a CDS encoding glycosyltransferase family 2 protein, with protein sequence MTPLQIAAVVVTYQSSSTIDACLSRLRAADGISEIRVIDNASSDDTLDVVQRHALADARVHFIANPDNPGFATACNQGARNSQAPWLVFINPDLMVEADTLVQLCARAAGHAAVLLGVEQVDEQGRPDAAVRRRDPDFAAMLRAPRAAAQLAVPADPSVALQPVDAISGALMLMQRSLFDRLDGWDGHYRLHAEDLDLCRRARQAGALVAVANDLQVVHVRGVSSRTRPFFVEWHKHRGLWRYFRKFEAGQRGPLTRFGVWLAIWTHAAAQVPRLLRQK encoded by the coding sequence ATGACTCCCCTCCAGATCGCCGCCGTCGTCGTCACCTATCAGAGCAGCAGCACCATCGATGCCTGCCTGTCGCGGCTGCGGGCGGCCGACGGCATCAGCGAGATCCGGGTGATCGACAATGCATCTAGCGACGACACCCTGGACGTGGTGCAGCGGCATGCGCTGGCCGATGCGCGGGTGCACTTCATCGCCAACCCGGACAACCCGGGCTTTGCCACCGCCTGCAACCAGGGCGCGCGCAACTCGCAGGCGCCCTGGCTGGTCTTCATCAATCCAGATCTGATGGTGGAAGCCGACACCCTGGTGCAGTTGTGCGCGCGCGCCGCCGGGCATGCCGCAGTGCTGCTGGGAGTGGAGCAGGTGGACGAGCAGGGCCGGCCGGATGCGGCCGTGCGTCGCCGCGACCCGGATTTTGCCGCGATGCTGCGCGCCCCGCGTGCCGCTGCCCAGTTGGCGGTGCCCGCCGATCCGTCAGTTGCCCTGCAGCCGGTGGATGCGATCTCCGGCGCCTTGATGCTGATGCAGCGCAGCCTGTTTGATCGCCTGGACGGCTGGGACGGCCATTACCGCCTGCACGCCGAGGATCTGGACCTGTGCCGGCGCGCCCGCCAGGCCGGCGCGCTGGTCGCGGTGGCCAACGACCTACAAGTGGTGCATGTGCGCGGCGTGTCCAGCCGCACGCGACCGTTCTTCGTCGAATGGCATAAACACCGCGGGTTGTGGCGGTATTTCCGCAAGTTCGAAGCCGGCCAGCGCGGGCCGCTGACCCGGTTCGGGGTGTGGCTGGCGATCTGGACGCACGCTGCCGCTCAGGTGCCAAGATTGTTACGTCAGAAATGA